The following proteins are co-located in the Manihot esculenta cultivar AM560-2 chromosome 7, M.esculenta_v8, whole genome shotgun sequence genome:
- the LOC110619753 gene encoding uncharacterized protein LOC110619753 isoform X5 → MVPTIQIMKFEDFLMQQSDDKQKRLDLENEVNINFIFEVESLRVKLEEEQTMNKVLHSALHGPVSSQPCLAFLLPPQVQGILTELAMVEEEIIWLERKVDELKLNLYQERKQTEKWKLQRKQQRKLRNQNHLPPCRPGNASLLEDNCSHLSRSQHFKEFRKFRRASVGSAEEMSCVISTGSTSDEKSRRGRMQKEHHMYKEICDEKPNELSEELIKCLIGIFLDLNQPPQDRAESAIIPKLGLSCMSSKISKPSFNSKSSMFPLNHNTSNLDPYCIIPDLDSNIRDIGPYKNFIHIVRNSLDVCRFSEGLSSSGKMRVLIQKLGNVDLTFLTYKQKLAFWINIYNASIMHAFLEHGLPSSQEKLLAIMNKAALNVGGIVLNALAIEHFILRHPCETKHMRRKCYYDVLMVLGIQNPTSPSLFAGAPGPPQH, encoded by the exons ATGGTTCCCACGATCCAA ATAATGAAATTTGAAGACTTCCTGATGCAACAAAGTGATGATAAGCAGAAAAGGCTCGATCTCGAGAATGAGGTGAATATAAACTTCATTTTTGAG GTTGAGAGCTTGAGAGTAAAATTAGAAGAAGAACAGACGATGAACAAGGTCTTACACTCTGCACTGCATGGTCCTGTCTCATCACAGCCATGCCTTGCCTTTTTGCTTCCACCACAG GTTCAAGGGATTCTTACAGAACTAGCAATGGTAGAGGAGGAGATCATATGGCTAGAGAGAAAAGTTGATGAGCTGAAACTAAACTTGTACCAAGAAAGGAAACAAACTGAGAAATGGAAACTTCAAAGGAAGCAGCAGAGGAAACTCAGAAACCAGAATCACTTACCACCATGCAGACCAGGTAATGCATCGCTGCTTGAAGATAACTGCAGTCACCTATCAAGATCACAGCATTTCAAAGAGTTCAGGAAATTCAGAAGAGCTTCAGTGGGTTCTGCAGAGGAAATGTCTTGTGTGATTTCAACAGGTTCCACTA GTGATGAAAAATCAAGAAGAGGAAGAATGCAGAAGGAACATCATATGTATAAAGAAATTTGTGATGAGAAACCAAATGAACTCTCAGAAGAATTAATCAAATGCCTAATAGGCATATTTCTTGATCTAAATCAGCCACCACAGGATAGAGCAGAATCAGCCATTATCCCGAAGCTTGGCCTTTCATGCATGAGTTCAAAAATCTCAAAACCCTCGTTCAACAGTAAATCATCCATGTTTCCTCTCAACCACAATACATCAAATCTTGATCCCTACTGCATTATTCCAGATTTAGACAGCAATATCAGAGACATTGGACCTTACAAGAACTTCATCCACATTGTTAGAAACTCGTTAGATGTCTGTCGTTTTTCAGAAGGCTTGTCATCCTCTGGAAAAATGAG GGTTTTAATTCAGAAATTAGGCAATGTTGACTTGACATTCTTGACTTACAAGCAGAAGCTAGCATTTTGGATTAATATCTACAACGCCAGCATAATGCAT GCATTTCTAGAGCATGGGCTGCCTTCCTCTCAGGAGAAACTGTTGGCAATCATGAACAAG GCTGCCTTGAATGTTGGTGGGATAGTGCTGAATGCCTTGGCCATCGAGCATTTTATTCTCCGACATCCATGTGAAACAAAACAT ATGAGAAGGAAATGCTACTACGACGTGCTTATGGTCTTGGGTATCCAGAATCCAACATCACCTTCGCTCTTTGCCGGGGCACCTGGTCCTCCCCAGCA CTAA
- the LOC110619753 gene encoding uncharacterized protein LOC110619753 isoform X4: MVPTIQIMKFEDFLMQQSDDKQKRLDLENEVNINFIFEVESLRVKLEEEQTMNKVLHSALHGPVSSQPCLAFLLPPQVQGILTELAMVEEEIIWLERKVDELKLNLYQERKQTEKWKLQRKQQRKLRNQNHLPPCRPGNASLLEDNCSHLSRSQHFKEFRKFRRASVGSAEEMSCVISTGSTSDEKSRRGRMQKEHHMYKEICDEKPNELSEELIKCLIGIFLDLNQPPQDRAESAIIPKLGLSCMSSKISKPSFNSKSSMFPLNHNTSNLDPYCIIPDLDSNIRDIGPYKNFIHIVRNSLDVCRFSEGLSSSGKMRVLIQKLGNVDLTFLTYKQKLAFWINIYNASIMHAFLEHGLPSSQEKLLAIMNKAALNVGGIVLNALAIEHFILRHPCETKHGPPDEKEMLLRRAYGLGYPESNITFALCRGTWSSPAFVCS, encoded by the exons ATGGTTCCCACGATCCAA ATAATGAAATTTGAAGACTTCCTGATGCAACAAAGTGATGATAAGCAGAAAAGGCTCGATCTCGAGAATGAGGTGAATATAAACTTCATTTTTGAG GTTGAGAGCTTGAGAGTAAAATTAGAAGAAGAACAGACGATGAACAAGGTCTTACACTCTGCACTGCATGGTCCTGTCTCATCACAGCCATGCCTTGCCTTTTTGCTTCCACCACAG GTTCAAGGGATTCTTACAGAACTAGCAATGGTAGAGGAGGAGATCATATGGCTAGAGAGAAAAGTTGATGAGCTGAAACTAAACTTGTACCAAGAAAGGAAACAAACTGAGAAATGGAAACTTCAAAGGAAGCAGCAGAGGAAACTCAGAAACCAGAATCACTTACCACCATGCAGACCAGGTAATGCATCGCTGCTTGAAGATAACTGCAGTCACCTATCAAGATCACAGCATTTCAAAGAGTTCAGGAAATTCAGAAGAGCTTCAGTGGGTTCTGCAGAGGAAATGTCTTGTGTGATTTCAACAGGTTCCACTA GTGATGAAAAATCAAGAAGAGGAAGAATGCAGAAGGAACATCATATGTATAAAGAAATTTGTGATGAGAAACCAAATGAACTCTCAGAAGAATTAATCAAATGCCTAATAGGCATATTTCTTGATCTAAATCAGCCACCACAGGATAGAGCAGAATCAGCCATTATCCCGAAGCTTGGCCTTTCATGCATGAGTTCAAAAATCTCAAAACCCTCGTTCAACAGTAAATCATCCATGTTTCCTCTCAACCACAATACATCAAATCTTGATCCCTACTGCATTATTCCAGATTTAGACAGCAATATCAGAGACATTGGACCTTACAAGAACTTCATCCACATTGTTAGAAACTCGTTAGATGTCTGTCGTTTTTCAGAAGGCTTGTCATCCTCTGGAAAAATGAG GGTTTTAATTCAGAAATTAGGCAATGTTGACTTGACATTCTTGACTTACAAGCAGAAGCTAGCATTTTGGATTAATATCTACAACGCCAGCATAATGCAT GCATTTCTAGAGCATGGGCTGCCTTCCTCTCAGGAGAAACTGTTGGCAATCATGAACAAG GCTGCCTTGAATGTTGGTGGGATAGTGCTGAATGCCTTGGCCATCGAGCATTTTATTCTCCGACATCCATGTGAAACAAAACAT GGCCCTCCAGATGAGAAGGAAATGCTACTACGACGTGCTTATGGTCTTGGGTATCCAGAATCCAACATCACCTTCGCTCTTTGCCGGGGCACCTGGTCCTCCCCAGCA TTTGTATGCAGCTAA
- the LOC110619753 gene encoding uncharacterized protein LOC110619753 isoform X1 — translation MVPTIQIMKFEDFLMQQSDDKQKRLDLENEVNINFIFEVESLRVKLEEEQTMNKVLHSALHGPVSSQPCLAFLLPPQVQGILTELAMVEEEIIWLERKVDELKLNLYQERKQTEKWKLQRKQQRKLRNQNHLPPCRPGNASLLEDNCSHLSRSQHFKEFRKFRRASVGSAEEMSCVISTGSTSDEKSRRGRMQKEHHMYKEICDEKPNELSEELIKCLIGIFLDLNQPPQDRAESAIIPKLGLSCMSSKISKPSFNSKSSMFPLNHNTSNLDPYCIIPDLDSNIRDIGPYKNFIHIVRNSLDVCRFSEGLSSSGKMRVLIQKLGNVDLTFLTYKQKLAFWINIYNASIMHAFLEHGLPSSQEKLLAIMNKAALNVGGIVLNALAIEHFILRHPCETKHGPPDEKEMLLRRAYGLGYPESNITFALCRGTWSSPALRVYTPEEVVNELEKAKVEYLEASVGVTSKRKIMIPKLLQWYMQDFADNMESLLEWIYSQLPRSGSLKRLMMECINGEVKSPSTKMVEIQAYESEFRYLLPL, via the exons ATGGTTCCCACGATCCAA ATAATGAAATTTGAAGACTTCCTGATGCAACAAAGTGATGATAAGCAGAAAAGGCTCGATCTCGAGAATGAGGTGAATATAAACTTCATTTTTGAG GTTGAGAGCTTGAGAGTAAAATTAGAAGAAGAACAGACGATGAACAAGGTCTTACACTCTGCACTGCATGGTCCTGTCTCATCACAGCCATGCCTTGCCTTTTTGCTTCCACCACAG GTTCAAGGGATTCTTACAGAACTAGCAATGGTAGAGGAGGAGATCATATGGCTAGAGAGAAAAGTTGATGAGCTGAAACTAAACTTGTACCAAGAAAGGAAACAAACTGAGAAATGGAAACTTCAAAGGAAGCAGCAGAGGAAACTCAGAAACCAGAATCACTTACCACCATGCAGACCAGGTAATGCATCGCTGCTTGAAGATAACTGCAGTCACCTATCAAGATCACAGCATTTCAAAGAGTTCAGGAAATTCAGAAGAGCTTCAGTGGGTTCTGCAGAGGAAATGTCTTGTGTGATTTCAACAGGTTCCACTA GTGATGAAAAATCAAGAAGAGGAAGAATGCAGAAGGAACATCATATGTATAAAGAAATTTGTGATGAGAAACCAAATGAACTCTCAGAAGAATTAATCAAATGCCTAATAGGCATATTTCTTGATCTAAATCAGCCACCACAGGATAGAGCAGAATCAGCCATTATCCCGAAGCTTGGCCTTTCATGCATGAGTTCAAAAATCTCAAAACCCTCGTTCAACAGTAAATCATCCATGTTTCCTCTCAACCACAATACATCAAATCTTGATCCCTACTGCATTATTCCAGATTTAGACAGCAATATCAGAGACATTGGACCTTACAAGAACTTCATCCACATTGTTAGAAACTCGTTAGATGTCTGTCGTTTTTCAGAAGGCTTGTCATCCTCTGGAAAAATGAG GGTTTTAATTCAGAAATTAGGCAATGTTGACTTGACATTCTTGACTTACAAGCAGAAGCTAGCATTTTGGATTAATATCTACAACGCCAGCATAATGCAT GCATTTCTAGAGCATGGGCTGCCTTCCTCTCAGGAGAAACTGTTGGCAATCATGAACAAG GCTGCCTTGAATGTTGGTGGGATAGTGCTGAATGCCTTGGCCATCGAGCATTTTATTCTCCGACATCCATGTGAAACAAAACAT GGCCCTCCAGATGAGAAGGAAATGCTACTACGACGTGCTTATGGTCTTGGGTATCCAGAATCCAACATCACCTTCGCTCTTTGCCGGGGCACCTGGTCCTCCCCAGCA CTAAGGGTTTATACCCCAGAAGAAGTGGTAAATGAATTGGAGAAAGCAAAAGTGGAGTATCTGGAAGCTTCAGTTGGGGTTACAAGCAAGAGGAAGATTATGATTCCCAAGCTTCTTCAATGGTACATGCAAGATTTTGCAGACAACATGGAATCACTGTTGGAATGGATATATAGCCAGCTGCCACGCTCTGGGTCGCTCAAACGTTTGATGATGGAGTGCATTAATGGAGAGGTTAAATCTCCTTCAACAAAAATGGTGGAGATTCAAGCTTATGAATCTGAGTTCCGCTATCTGTTGCCATTGtga
- the LOC110619753 gene encoding uncharacterized protein LOC110619753 isoform X2, translating into MVPTIQIMKFEDFLMQQSDDKQKRLDLENEVESLRVKLEEEQTMNKVLHSALHGPVSSQPCLAFLLPPQVQGILTELAMVEEEIIWLERKVDELKLNLYQERKQTEKWKLQRKQQRKLRNQNHLPPCRPGNASLLEDNCSHLSRSQHFKEFRKFRRASVGSAEEMSCVISTGSTSDEKSRRGRMQKEHHMYKEICDEKPNELSEELIKCLIGIFLDLNQPPQDRAESAIIPKLGLSCMSSKISKPSFNSKSSMFPLNHNTSNLDPYCIIPDLDSNIRDIGPYKNFIHIVRNSLDVCRFSEGLSSSGKMRVLIQKLGNVDLTFLTYKQKLAFWINIYNASIMHAFLEHGLPSSQEKLLAIMNKAALNVGGIVLNALAIEHFILRHPCETKHGPPDEKEMLLRRAYGLGYPESNITFALCRGTWSSPALRVYTPEEVVNELEKAKVEYLEASVGVTSKRKIMIPKLLQWYMQDFADNMESLLEWIYSQLPRSGSLKRLMMECINGEVKSPSTKMVEIQAYESEFRYLLPL; encoded by the exons ATGGTTCCCACGATCCAA ATAATGAAATTTGAAGACTTCCTGATGCAACAAAGTGATGATAAGCAGAAAAGGCTCGATCTCGAGAATGAG GTTGAGAGCTTGAGAGTAAAATTAGAAGAAGAACAGACGATGAACAAGGTCTTACACTCTGCACTGCATGGTCCTGTCTCATCACAGCCATGCCTTGCCTTTTTGCTTCCACCACAG GTTCAAGGGATTCTTACAGAACTAGCAATGGTAGAGGAGGAGATCATATGGCTAGAGAGAAAAGTTGATGAGCTGAAACTAAACTTGTACCAAGAAAGGAAACAAACTGAGAAATGGAAACTTCAAAGGAAGCAGCAGAGGAAACTCAGAAACCAGAATCACTTACCACCATGCAGACCAGGTAATGCATCGCTGCTTGAAGATAACTGCAGTCACCTATCAAGATCACAGCATTTCAAAGAGTTCAGGAAATTCAGAAGAGCTTCAGTGGGTTCTGCAGAGGAAATGTCTTGTGTGATTTCAACAGGTTCCACTA GTGATGAAAAATCAAGAAGAGGAAGAATGCAGAAGGAACATCATATGTATAAAGAAATTTGTGATGAGAAACCAAATGAACTCTCAGAAGAATTAATCAAATGCCTAATAGGCATATTTCTTGATCTAAATCAGCCACCACAGGATAGAGCAGAATCAGCCATTATCCCGAAGCTTGGCCTTTCATGCATGAGTTCAAAAATCTCAAAACCCTCGTTCAACAGTAAATCATCCATGTTTCCTCTCAACCACAATACATCAAATCTTGATCCCTACTGCATTATTCCAGATTTAGACAGCAATATCAGAGACATTGGACCTTACAAGAACTTCATCCACATTGTTAGAAACTCGTTAGATGTCTGTCGTTTTTCAGAAGGCTTGTCATCCTCTGGAAAAATGAG GGTTTTAATTCAGAAATTAGGCAATGTTGACTTGACATTCTTGACTTACAAGCAGAAGCTAGCATTTTGGATTAATATCTACAACGCCAGCATAATGCAT GCATTTCTAGAGCATGGGCTGCCTTCCTCTCAGGAGAAACTGTTGGCAATCATGAACAAG GCTGCCTTGAATGTTGGTGGGATAGTGCTGAATGCCTTGGCCATCGAGCATTTTATTCTCCGACATCCATGTGAAACAAAACAT GGCCCTCCAGATGAGAAGGAAATGCTACTACGACGTGCTTATGGTCTTGGGTATCCAGAATCCAACATCACCTTCGCTCTTTGCCGGGGCACCTGGTCCTCCCCAGCA CTAAGGGTTTATACCCCAGAAGAAGTGGTAAATGAATTGGAGAAAGCAAAAGTGGAGTATCTGGAAGCTTCAGTTGGGGTTACAAGCAAGAGGAAGATTATGATTCCCAAGCTTCTTCAATGGTACATGCAAGATTTTGCAGACAACATGGAATCACTGTTGGAATGGATATATAGCCAGCTGCCACGCTCTGGGTCGCTCAAACGTTTGATGATGGAGTGCATTAATGGAGAGGTTAAATCTCCTTCAACAAAAATGGTGGAGATTCAAGCTTATGAATCTGAGTTCCGCTATCTGTTGCCATTGtga
- the LOC110619753 gene encoding uncharacterized protein LOC110619753 isoform X3: MVPTIQIMKFEDFLMQQSDDKQKRLDLENEVNINFIFEVESLRVKLEEEQTMNKVLHSALHGPVSSQPCLAFLLPPQVQGILTELAMVEEEIIWLERKVDELKLNLYQERKQTEKWKLQRKQQRKLRNQNHLPPCRPGNASLLEDNCSHLSRSQHFKEFRKFRRASVGSAEEMSCVISTGSTSDEKSRRGRMQKEHHMYKEICDEKPNELSEELIKCLIGIFLDLNQPPQDRAESAIIPKLGLSCMSSKISKPSFNSKSSMFPLNHNTSNLDPYCIIPDLDSNIRDIGPYKNFIHIVRNSLDVCRFSEGLSSSGKMRVLIQKLGNVDLTFLTYKQKLAFWINIYNASIMHAFLEHGLPSSQEKLLAIMNKAALNVGGIVLNALAIEHFILRHPCETKHMRRKCYYDVLMVLGIQNPTSPSLFAGAPGPPQHLYAAKGLYPRRSGK, encoded by the exons ATGGTTCCCACGATCCAA ATAATGAAATTTGAAGACTTCCTGATGCAACAAAGTGATGATAAGCAGAAAAGGCTCGATCTCGAGAATGAGGTGAATATAAACTTCATTTTTGAG GTTGAGAGCTTGAGAGTAAAATTAGAAGAAGAACAGACGATGAACAAGGTCTTACACTCTGCACTGCATGGTCCTGTCTCATCACAGCCATGCCTTGCCTTTTTGCTTCCACCACAG GTTCAAGGGATTCTTACAGAACTAGCAATGGTAGAGGAGGAGATCATATGGCTAGAGAGAAAAGTTGATGAGCTGAAACTAAACTTGTACCAAGAAAGGAAACAAACTGAGAAATGGAAACTTCAAAGGAAGCAGCAGAGGAAACTCAGAAACCAGAATCACTTACCACCATGCAGACCAGGTAATGCATCGCTGCTTGAAGATAACTGCAGTCACCTATCAAGATCACAGCATTTCAAAGAGTTCAGGAAATTCAGAAGAGCTTCAGTGGGTTCTGCAGAGGAAATGTCTTGTGTGATTTCAACAGGTTCCACTA GTGATGAAAAATCAAGAAGAGGAAGAATGCAGAAGGAACATCATATGTATAAAGAAATTTGTGATGAGAAACCAAATGAACTCTCAGAAGAATTAATCAAATGCCTAATAGGCATATTTCTTGATCTAAATCAGCCACCACAGGATAGAGCAGAATCAGCCATTATCCCGAAGCTTGGCCTTTCATGCATGAGTTCAAAAATCTCAAAACCCTCGTTCAACAGTAAATCATCCATGTTTCCTCTCAACCACAATACATCAAATCTTGATCCCTACTGCATTATTCCAGATTTAGACAGCAATATCAGAGACATTGGACCTTACAAGAACTTCATCCACATTGTTAGAAACTCGTTAGATGTCTGTCGTTTTTCAGAAGGCTTGTCATCCTCTGGAAAAATGAG GGTTTTAATTCAGAAATTAGGCAATGTTGACTTGACATTCTTGACTTACAAGCAGAAGCTAGCATTTTGGATTAATATCTACAACGCCAGCATAATGCAT GCATTTCTAGAGCATGGGCTGCCTTCCTCTCAGGAGAAACTGTTGGCAATCATGAACAAG GCTGCCTTGAATGTTGGTGGGATAGTGCTGAATGCCTTGGCCATCGAGCATTTTATTCTCCGACATCCATGTGAAACAAAACAT ATGAGAAGGAAATGCTACTACGACGTGCTTATGGTCTTGGGTATCCAGAATCCAACATCACCTTCGCTCTTTGCCGGGGCACCTGGTCCTCCCCAGCA TTTGTATGCAGCTAAGGGTTTATACCCCAGAAGAAGTGGTAAATGA